In a single window of the bacterium genome:
- a CDS encoding CHC2 zinc finger domain-containing protein yields the protein MPKVREITDEIRRRVGILDVVSPHVTLRRSGRRYTGLCPFHSEKTPSFSVDPERGFFYCFGCHAGGDVFDFVMRMGSLTFGEARQELAERAGVQLEKPAEGEPGAGERERLLRAVAEASAFFRTQLAGHGGDGARGYLASRGVEPRMVEAFRLGFAPSGWDNLIRALQPRGFDPTILEQAGLAVARSGGGGHYDALRDRVIFPIHDLQGRPVAFGGRVLAEGTPKYLNTRETSLFVKG from the coding sequence GGGCATCCTGGATGTCGTGTCCCCTCATGTGACACTGCGCCGGTCCGGGCGGCGGTACACGGGGCTCTGCCCGTTTCACTCCGAGAAGACCCCATCGTTTTCCGTCGATCCGGAGCGCGGCTTCTTCTATTGCTTTGGCTGCCACGCCGGTGGAGACGTGTTCGACTTCGTGATGCGGATGGGGTCTCTCACCTTTGGGGAAGCGCGCCAGGAGCTGGCCGAACGCGCCGGGGTTCAGCTGGAGAAGCCCGCGGAGGGGGAGCCCGGAGCCGGGGAACGCGAGCGGCTGCTTCGGGCGGTGGCCGAGGCGTCGGCGTTTTTCCGAACGCAACTCGCGGGCCATGGCGGCGACGGTGCGCGCGGGTACCTCGCATCGCGCGGTGTGGAACCGCGCATGGTGGAGGCGTTCCGGCTTGGATTCGCTCCGTCGGGATGGGACAACTTGATTCGAGCCCTACAACCGAGGGGGTTCGACCCGACCATCCTTGAGCAGGCCGGGCTGGCCGTGGCCCGCTCCGGAGGTGGAGGGCACTACGATGCGCTGCGGGATCGGGTCATCTTCCCCATTCACGACCTTCAGGGCCGCCCCGTCGCGTTTGGCGGGCGCGTGCTCGCGGAGGGGACGCCGAAGTACCTCAATACTCGGGAGACGTCGCTGTTCGTCAAGGGGA